In a single window of the Gossypium hirsutum isolate 1008001.06 chromosome A13, Gossypium_hirsutum_v2.1, whole genome shotgun sequence genome:
- the LOC107894477 gene encoding aspartic proteinase nepenthesin-1 — protein MSLSLRFHTAKLFLCLCLTLFQHHVTFSASNPTGLTLRAVLDDSPNSPLYLIENMTIAERIERFIQVTNAKDNYLNLNARVGPDNSNSLSRVVMARDGLFYSVWLLIGSQGQEVKLLMDTGGGLTWTQCQPCLNCFPQNLPIYDSTASTTYFTLSCDHPLCQVEGGVYTCVDDLCIYVHNYHGGLYTTGVASLETFYFPKDPSTALTFNNLVFGCSRDSRNVVFQDTELSGIFGMNMMPDSLMSQLSSYTNSRFSYCLVPFPDLIPHTLVLRFGDDIPLFPPERVKTTMFVHAPYLYNYYVNLVTISFLNDRLGFPPSQFQLREDGLGGCFVDSGYLLTAIEDNYVGGVNAYDVLMDLFTAYYESNNLRRTTDPSGLDMCFERPNDFNNFANLTFHFDGEADYFVPPQHLHIFQQDHFCVAITRGRYATVLGAWQQQNKRMLYDVGLGRLQFADENCAND, from the coding sequence ATGTCTTTATCCCTTCGTTTTCACACCGCTAAACTGTTCTTATGCCTCTGTTTAACATTATTTCAACACCATGTCACGTTTTCTGCTTCGAATCCTACTGGTCTGACCCTAAGGGCTGTCCTGGATGATTCTCCAAACTCTCCTTTATACCTTATTGAAAACATGACTATAGCTGAAAGAATCGAAAGATTTATCCAAGTTACCAATGCTAAAGACAATTATTTGAATCTTAATGCAAGAGTAGGCCCTGATAATTCTAATTCTCTATCTCGAGTAGTAATGGCTCGAGATGGTTTATTTTATTCAGTATGGCTTCTAATAGGAAGCCAAGGCCAAGAAGTGAAGCTGTTGATGGACACAGGCGGTGGTCTAACATGGACGCAGTGTCAGCCTTGCCTAAATTGTTTCCCACAAAATCTTCCAATTTATGATTCTACAGCTTCCACTACTTACTTCACACTTTCTTGTGACCATCCTCTCTGCCAAGTCGAGGGTGGCGTTTATACTTGTGTCGATGACTTATGTATCTACGTTCATAATTATCATGGCGGCCTCTACACTACAGGCGTCGCATCCCTGGAAACATTCTATTTCCCTAAGGACCCATCTACTGCTCTAACTTTCAATAATCTCGTCTTCGGTTGCTCTCGGGATAGTCGTAACGTGGTTTTTCAGGACACCGAACTTTCAGGGATCTTTGGAATGAACATGATGCCGGATTCATTGATGAGTCAGCTTTCTAGTTATACTAACTCTCGATTCTCCTACTGTTTGGTCCCATTTCCTGATTTAATACCTCATACACTTGTTCTAAGGTTCGGAGATGACATTCCACTGTTTCCTCCAGAACGTGTTAAAACAACGATGTTCGTGCACGCACCTTACCTCTACAATTACTACGTGAACCTGGTGACTATAAGTTTTCTAAATGATCGTCTAGGATTTCCTCCATCTCAATTTCAGCTGAGAGAAGACGGGTTAGGTGGTTGCTTCGTTGACTCTGGATATTTGCTCACCGCAATCGAAGACAACTATGTTGGAGGGGTGAATGCATATGATGTACTAATGGATCTGTTTACAGCTTATTATGAGAGCAACAATCTTAGAAGAACAACGGATCCGTCAGGACTTGACATGTGTTTTGAACGTCcaaatgattttaataattttgcaaatcTAACATTCCATTTTGATGGTGAAGCCGATTACTTCGTTCCTCCACAGCATTTGCATATCTTCCAACAAGATCACTTCTGCGTAGCAATAACAAGGGGAAGATACGCAACTGTGCTTGGAGCATGGCAGCAACAAAATAAACGTATGCTTTATGATGTAGGTCTTGGTAGACTCCAATTTGCTGATGAAAACTGTGCGAATGATTAA